In Canis lupus dingo isolate Sandy chromosome 27, ASM325472v2, whole genome shotgun sequence, one genomic interval encodes:
- the LOC112667281 gene encoding olfactory receptor 6C6, with the protein MKNHSTEIEFILLGLTDDPQLQVVIFVFLFLNYTLSLMGNLTIILLTLLDPRLKMPMYFFLRNFSFLEIIFTTVCIPRYLKTIVTKEKTISYNNCAAQLFFILLLGVTEFYLLAAMSYDRYVAICKPLHYPIIMNSRVCYQLVLASWLTGFLIIFPPLLMGLKLDFCASKTIDHFMCETSPILQISCTDTHVLELMSFIFAVVTLVVTLVLVVLSYTCIMKTIMKFPSAQQRAKAFSTCTSHMIVVSMTYGSCIFMYIKPSAKERVTVSKGVALLYTSIAPLLNPFIYTLRNQQVKEVFWDMLQKRLYFSKKKL; encoded by the coding sequence ATGAAAAACCATTCAACGGAAATAGAGTTTATTCTCCTAGGACTGACAGATGACCCACAATTGCAAGttgtgatttttgtgtttttatttcttaattacacTTTGAGCCTGATGGGGAACTTAACCATTATCCTCCTCACCCTGCTGGATCCTCGCCTCAAGATGCCAATGTATTTCTTTCTCCGTAATTTCTCATTTCTAGAAATCATATTCACAACGGTATGTATTCCCAGATACTTGAAAACCATAGTGACTAAAGAAAAAACCATCTCATATAATAATTGTGCggctcaattattttttattcttttactggGAGTTACAGAGTTTTACCTTCTGGCTGCTATGTCCTATGACCGCTATGTTGCCATCTGCAAACCCTTGCATTACCCAATCATTATGAACAGCCGAGTGTGCTATCAGCTTGTACTTGCTTCTTGGCTGACTGGATTCCTAATCATCTTTCCCCCATTGCTCATGGGACTCAAGCTGGATTTCTGTGCTTCCAAAACGATTGATCACTTTATGTGTGAAACTTCCCCCATCCTGCAGATATCCTGCACAGACACACATGTCCTAGAATTGATGTCTTTCATCTTCGCCGTGGTGACACTTGTGGTCACATTGGTGTTAGTGGTTCTCTCCTACACTTGCATCATGAAGACCATTATGAAATtcccttctgcacagcaaagggcCAAAGCTTTTTCCACCTGTACTTCCCATATGATTGTTGTCTCCATGACATATGGGAGCTGCATCTTTATGTATATTAAGCCATCTGCCAAAGAAAGGGTGACTGTATCCAAAGGTGTAGCTTTGCTGTATACCTCAATCGCCCCTTTACTAAATCCCTTCATTTATACCCTAAGGAACCAGCAGGTGAAAGAAGTCTTCTGGGATATGTTACAAAAAaggttgtatttttcaaaaaaaaaattgtga
- the LOC112667280 gene encoding olfactory receptor 6C6-like — MRNQSTKIEFILLGLTDDPQLQIVIFTFLFINYVLSMTGNLTIILLTLLHPSLKTPMYFFLRNFSFMEASLTTVCIPRFLISLITKNKVISYNCCASQLFFFLQLEIAEFYLLAAMSFDRYVAICKPLHYLIIMNNKMCYQLLFSSWAVGFLLSFPPLAVGLTLDFCASRVIDHFMCDISPVLQLSCTDTRFLELLSFVLSLVTLLITLLLLILSYTYIIKTILKIPSAQKRTKAFSTCSSHMIVVSLTYGSCIFNYLKPTAKERVTLSKGVSVIYTSVAPLLNPFIYSLRNQQVKQAFKDARQKICSFSKK, encoded by the coding sequence ATGAGGAATCAGTCAACAAAGATCGAGTTCATTCTCCTGGGACTGACCGATGACCCACAACTGCAAATTgtgatttttacatttctcttcatCAACTATGTGCTGAGCATGACTGGAAACTTAACCATCATCCTTCTCACCCTGCTACATCCCAGCCTCAAGACTCCCATGTATTTTTTCCTCCGAAATTTCTCCTTTATGGAAGCTTCACTGACAACAGTCTGTATTCCCAGATTCCTGATAAGCCTCATAACTAAAAACAAAGTCATTTCCTACAATTGTTGTGCATCTCAgttattctttttcctccaaTTAGAAATTGCAGAATTTTACCTGCTGGCTGCCATGTCCTTTGACCGTTATGTAGCAATCTGCAAACCCCTGCATTACCTGATCATCATGAACAACAAAATGTGCTACCAACTCCTGTTCAGCTCATGGGCCGTGGGCTTTCTGCTATCGTTTCCACCATTGGCTGTGGGCCTCACACTGGATTTCTGTGCTTCCAGAGTAATCGATCATTTCATGTGTGACATTTCCCCTGTGCTGCAGCTTTCCTGCACTGACACTCGTTTCTTGGAATTGCTTTCGTTTGTCTTATCTCTTGTAACACTTCTGATCACGTTGCTGTTACTGATTCTTTCTTACACATACATTATCAAGACCATTCTCAAGATCCCCTCTGCTCAGAAAAGAACCAAGGCTTTTTCTACTTGTTCTTCTCATATGATTGTGGTCTCCCTTACGTATGGTAGCTGCATCTTTAATTACCTAAAGCCAACAGCGAAGGAAAGGGTGACTTTGTCCAAAGGTGTAAGTGTTATTTATACCTCGGTTGCCCCTTTATTAAACCCTTTCATTTACAGTCTCAGAAACCAACAAGTCAAACAAGCCTTCAAGGATGCACGCCAAAAGATTTGCtctttttccaaaaaatga